Proteins from one Cryptomeria japonica chromosome 4, Sugi_1.0, whole genome shotgun sequence genomic window:
- the LOC131064528 gene encoding uncharacterized protein LOC131064528, whose protein sequence is MVETKKILCCLLMVVITMSANITAITGYRRFMVYDGLFEKVRVIPNENTLEDLKMWKAAEERERKSVLHFWGVRISLRRRLLPPPPPKPNQSKSERVNGNSSTFPVFPSSSPTPAPSPLCIMSGN, encoded by the exons ATGGTTGAGACAAAGAAAATTTTATGCTGTTTGTTAATGGTTGTTATCACAATGTCAGCGAACATTACTGCAATAACAG GCTATAGAAGATTCATGGTATATGATGGATTATTTGAGAAGGTCAGAGTTATTCCCAATGAAAACACTCTTGAGGATTTGAAGATGTGGAAAGCAGCAGAGGAACGAGAAAGAAAATCTGTTTTACATTTTTGGGGTGTGCGAATTTCACTAAGACGTAGATTATTACCTCCGCCACCTCCAAAACCAAATCAGTCCAAAAGTGAAAGAGTGAATGGAAATTCATCTACTTTTCCTGTTTTTCCTAGTTCTTCTCCAACTCCTGCTCCTTCCCCACTATGCATTATGAGTGGAAATTGA